The genomic interval AATGGTGACCCAACGGTACCGGGGCGGCGCTCCCCCTGCAGGGGGTTCGAAAGGTTCATGCCAGTCTCGGTCATGCCGTAACGCTCGAGGATATGGTGCCCAGTTTTCTCGTACCATGCCTCAAAAGTGTCCTCCAGAAGGGGCGCGGAGCCGGAAACGTACAGCCGCATGTTCCTGCAGAGCTCCGGGGCCAATTCTGGGTGCTGTAAAAGACGGGTGTAGAACGTGGGGACGCCCATTAGCACGGTGGCATGCGGGGTTAGTCTGATCACTTGATCGGCGTCGAACTTAGATAGGAAAAGAATTTTGGAAGCTTTCATCATTGCGCAGTGAAGTGCCACGAAGAGTCCGTGCACATGAAATATTGGTAAGGCGTGGATCAGCACATCGCTACTCTGCCAGTCCCAGGCGGATCCAAGCGCCAACGCGTTCGAAGACAGATTGCGGTGGGAAAGCATCGCTCCTTTGGGTCGGCCCGTAGTACCGGAAGTGTAGAGGATACAAGCCAGGTCGTTGCCACTCACCGGGTAAGGTGCAAGTGGCTCCGGCGCCCGCTCGACCAGACCTTGCGCCAGGCTTCCATTACCACCGCTATCAAGGGTTTCGACCCGCGTTCTCCGGTGAGTTGCCGCGAGCTCACGCATAGTCGATTCACCTGCAGGGTCCACTACGACCAAAGCCGGCTCCGCGTCTTTTAAGAAATACTCAAGCTCCGAGGGTGTGTAGGAGGTATTGAGCGGGAGGAAGATGGCGCCGGCGCGCAGGCATGCCAAGTATAGTATGACTGCCTCTGGGCTTTTTTCCACCTGAACCGCAACTCGATCGCCGGCTGTCACACCAAGTTGAGATAACAGGCCAGCCATCAGCGCTGTGTGTTGGTGGATCTGACCGTAGGTCCAGGTCTGTCCTGTCGGTAGCTCAATGCAGACCTGATCCTCGTAGTCTTGGCTACGTTGATGCAGCAGGCTATAGAAGCTTTCAGGCTGTGGCGTGTTCGGTGCGGCCGATTCCATGTGATTTTTCTCCAACACAGTGGTCTGTCCTGTTCCCGGCTTTATCAGATCGGTAGGGCGCCTCCGGAGTAGGAACAATCTTGCTTGACGCCTTGCATTATGAATTATACATTAAGAATCCATAGGCTCAATCAACGTCAGCGGGAGTGAAGACGCATCATCATGGCCTCACTAAAGACGCCAGCGCTTTACAGCCAGGTTGCAGATCTGGTTCGGAAACGGATCTTTCAGCAGGAACTCCGTCCAGGCGAGCGTATTGACGAAGTTCGCCTCGCTGAGGAACTGGGTGTCAGCCGTACCCCGGTCCGCGAGGCGCTGAAAATCATGGATGCTCACGGGCTGGTCACGCTGGAACCGAGGCGCGGCTGCCGCGTTCGCGTTCTCAATGGAGAGGACTTGGAACAGCTATTCCCCGTGATGGCAGTGCTGGAGGGATTGATTGCCAACCAAGCAGTCATCCGAAGCGACGCAACGGAGCTTAAAAACCTGGAGCGAATCCATCAAAACCTTGAGGACGCCGCAGAGGAGGGAGATATCGACCGATATTACGAACACAACTACGAATTTCATACGCGGCTGCAGGAGCTCTGCGGCAACCCCTACTTGCAAAGATCGGCAGCGGACCTGCGCCGGATCCTGATTCTTGCCCGGCATCGGCAACTTAAGGCTCCTGGTCGGCTTCAGAACTCTTTGCAAGAGCATCGGGGTCTGATGGACGCCTTTCGGAATAAAGATCCTGAGGCTGCCGAAAAACAGATGAGGTATCACCTACTTGAACAGGGCCGGACGCTAGAGACCGAGACTGCGGTAAAGCACTGACCTGTGTAGATGGTTCATGGTCCGTGGTTGTGTGGCAAAAACGGTTGACATGCTACACGGCTGGAGGGTCCCACAAGGCTAATTGGCTCCGAAAAAAATAAGCATCACCGCGCACCTATCGCCGATGTGCTAGAGCAATAGAGATATGCCTCGGTATTAGGTGAAACTAAAAGAAGTCGAGGAGAGAACCGATGTCTCAGAAGAAAACTATCCGGCCCCGTTGGGCCTTTGCCGTGACTCTCGCGATGTTTGCGATGGCTGCTTCCATCGTGTGGCCGTTGAGTGCGGAAGCGCAAACACGGCTTGACGCCTCTCATCAGTGGCCAGGAGGGCAAGGCGATGTCCGCGATCAGATGGTGCAAATCGTTGCTGACCGGGCGGAAGAAGCCGATGTCGGACTGCAAGTGCGGGTTTACCCCGGCGCGTCCCTGTACCAGCCGCTCGAGCAGTGGCCGGCGTTGTCCCGAGGTCGCTTGGCTATCACCGCCCTACCGCTTGCTTACGTTGGAGGTCGGGTACCTGAGGTCAATCTGACGCTCATGCCTGGCTTAGTCCGTAACCACGATCACGCCCAGCGCATTAACGAGTCTCCCTTCATGGAAAGGCTTGAAGAAATCATGTTGGGACACAACGTGAAGGTGCTCGCTCACACGTGGCTGGCAGGCGGTTTCGGCTCGACTGAAGGGTGCATTGTCCATCCGGATGACGCCGACGGCATCGACATTCGCGCAGCGGGTTCCGCGTTCGAACAAATGCTGTCTGAAGCCGGAGCATCCATCGCCTCCATGCCCAGCTCTGAGATCTACACTGGTGTGCAGACTGGAGTTCTTAACGCCGCAAATACCAGCTCGGCGAGCTTCGTATCTTTCAGATTATACGAGCAGCTCGAGTGTGTGACTCCTCCGGGGGACTACGCGCTCTGGTTTATGTATCAGCCGATCCTTATGTCCACGCAAATTTGGGATAGCCTCAATGAAGAGCAGCAGGCCGTCTTGCTTGAAGCCGGTGCCGAAGCTCAAGAGTTCGCTTATCACGCCGCAATTGAGGCGGACGAGCGCTTCGCAGAGGTTTATGAGGAGAATGGTCGGCAGGTCGCCTACATGACGGAGGAGGACTTCGAAGCATGGCGCGAGATTGCTGAGCGCAGTGCATACGCTAACTTTGTCGATGATGTTGAAGGCGGGCAGGAACTCCTCGATATGGCCCTCGACGTCGAGTGATAGCAACCTTTGCATGACATCCCTGCCGGGTCCTCTGGGCCCGGCAGGGCTTAAGGAATGAAAAGTGGGCCCACAGGGCCGTCGCGAAGACGGAACCCTCACTCGGTGGTGAGAATCATGTTTTTGTTTATTCGTGGGGTTACCGCTACCTCCCGGGCCGCCGCTGCAATAGCCGCCATTATGTTCGTTGTCGCGGCATTAGTCGTCTGCCAAATGGTGTTCGTGCGCTACGTGTTGGGTGGTTCCACCTACTGGCAGACGGAGTTCGTCACATTCATGCTGATAGGTGCCACATTGCTCGGCAGTCCTTACGTCCTGCATGAGCGTGGTCACGTCAATGTAGATCTGTTGCCGATGCTCCTCGGACCCAGAGGCAAGCTGGCCCTTGTCTTGATCGGCAATTTTATAGCTTTTGCTTTTGTCGTCGTGGCGGCTTACACGGGACTTCTACTTTGGTTGGAGTATTACTCGACTGGCTGGCGCTCCTACACGGTATGGGCGCCGAGGCTCTGGATACCCATGGCCTTTCTACCTGTGGGTATGATTCTGCTCGCCCTACAATACATCGCTCAGACTGCTGCCATCGTCATGGGGATAGAGGAGCCCTTCAGCATGGAGGCTCAGCAACTGCTCAAGGAGCAGTCTGAGGCTGAGGCGAATGCAAAGCATCACAGGGAAAATCTTTCGAGTAAGACAGCGATGGGCCATCTCACCCAGAGTCATGGTGGGGGTAAAAAATGAACGAGTTTACTCTCGCATTGGTGATTTTGGCGGTCCTGATGGTGATTTTGCTTACCGGCACTCCGGTGGCTTTTGCCTTGGGAGCGACCGCGGTGCTCTTCCTCTTTCTCTTTGAGGGTGTCTTCGCTCTAGAAATGGTTGGCGAGATGCTCTACGCATCAATGAATAAGTTCACGCTTCTGTCCATACCCATGTTCATTCTGATGGGTGCAGCGATTGCCTCGTCCCGAGCGGGAGCTGACCTTTACGAGGCACTGCATCGGTGGCTGTATAAACTGCCGGGTGGCCTTCTAGTATCGAATATAGGGGCTTGTGGGCTATTTTCGGCGCTGAACGGATCCTCTCCGGCGACATGCGCGGGCATTGGGAAAATGGGGATTCCGGAGTTGCGCCGGCGCGGATACCCTGAAGGCCTGACCTGCGGTGCTATCGGTGCAGGGTCCACTTTGGGCATTCTTATCCCGCCCAGCGTCACCATGATTATCTATGGGGTCAGCACTGAGACCTCCATCGGCCGGCTTTTTCTCGCCGGCATTGGTCCTGGCATTCTGCTCATCCTGCTTTTCTCGGCCTGGGCCGTCTACTACTCCTGGCGGGACGGAGCCCTATCCCGGATGGATGCGGATACGTACTTTAGCTGGGCGCAGCGCATGTCTATGGTGCCCAAGCTTTTGCCGTTCTTCATGGTAATCGCCTTCATCATGTGGGCGCTTTATGGTGGTGTAGCGACTCCCTCCGAGGCAGCCGGCGTCGGCGCGGTGTTCTGTGTGCTGTTAGTGATTGCCATCTATAAAGTATGGCAACCTCGGGCATTGTGGCGGATCCTGCGCACGAGCACCAAGGAGTCGGTGATGATCATGATGATCATCGGATGCGCAGGGCTATTCGGCTTTATGCTCTCTCAGCTTTATGTCACCCAGGCCATCGCCAGTGCTGTGGGCGGTCTGGATGTAAACGCTTGGGTTTTGATGGGGCTCATTAATATCTTTTTGTTAATAGCAGGGCTATTTCTTCCTCCGGTGGCCGTTATCCCTATGACAGCACCCATTCTTCTGCCGATCATTCTAGATGCAGGATTTGATCCAATCTGGTTCGGCATAATTATGACGATAAACTTGGAGATAGGATTAATCACTCCGCCGGTTGGATTAAATTTGTATGTTCTCAAGGGCATCGCTCCCGATGTGAAGTTATCTAAAATATTATGGGGGTCGCTGCCCTTCATGATTTTAATGCTGTTCGCTATCGTTATACTGAGTTTTTTCCCGTGGATAGCGACGGGAATACCGGATGCACTTATGGGGCCGATGCGATGAGAAATCGGTGGTGGAATCGTCTGGTTAATCAGGTAGCCGACCGAGGCTTAGGTCTTTCCAAGCCCAACCAGAACCCAGATGTAATGAAACGTTTAGAGGAGAATTGTCGGGCGCTTCTCACCAGCCGCGGCGAGGCCTCCGGTGTTGCCCTGGCTCGCGAGGTCGCTCGCGCAGTCGATGAACTGGACGAGACGGGTAAGACCCGGTTCCTCCAGCTCCTGACCGAGCGGTTCGGTCCGGATCGGAACACCGTGCTGGCCGCGGCTGAGCGCTTTCGGAATAGCGATGGAAGGGCGGACCTGCAGGAGCTTCTACGGGTAGTGGAGCCTCCCCGTCAGGAGGTGTTCCGGCGCCTGAACGGAGCACCGGACGGCACCCGTGTTCTGGTGCGACTGCGCGAGACCCTTGTGCGCCAACTCCGGGCTCACCCCGAATTGGAAACGGTGAACAGCGACCTGCAGCATCTGTTGAAATCCTGGTTCAACCCCGGTTTTCTGCAGTTGCGTCGAATCAGCTGGGACCGCAGTCCAGCCCTATTGATGGAAAAGCTGATTCAGTATGAGTCGGTGCATGCCATCCAGAGTTGGGAGGATCTGCGGCGACGTCTATCCGGCGACCGACGTTGCTTCGGCTTTTTCCACCCGGCGCTACCGGATGAGCCGCTTATATTCGTGGAGGTGGCCTTGGTCGAAGGACTGGCGACACAAACCGTGTCGTTACTCGACCCAGATGCACCTGTTGGGAACAACGCCCAAGCCGATACTGCCATTTTTTTCTCTATCAGTAACTGTCAGGTGGGGCTGCGTGGTGTGTCCTTCGGTAATTTCCTGCTGAAACAGGTCATGGGCGAACTCATTAGTGAGTTTCCCCACGTACAGCGATATGCCACCCTTTCCCCTGTTCCTGGATTCGCTTGCGCCCTGCGAGTCGAGGGCGATTACGAGGATGGGTTCACACGTGACCGTATAGCTGCCTTAATTCAGGAATATGCGGAAACTTTGTGCTCGACAGCCGGTGTAGCTGATCCGGTAGACGCGCTGTATCAGTTGCTGGACGATCCTTTGAGCAATCGCGTAGTGCTTGAGGAACCATTGTCCCGTCTAGTGCTTGCTTACCTCACAAGGGTCCGGCGCCGTGGAAGCGTGGCTGATTCCGTTGCTCGATTTCACCTCAGCAACGGCGCACGTCTCGAGCAGGTCGCGCCCTTCGCGGACAGTTCTTCAACGCGACTCGACGCTTCCTTTGGGATGATGGTTAATTATCGTTATGTTGTCGATTCCGTTGAAAAAAACCATGAGCGCTTCGTCAAAACTGGAGAAGTAGCAATCTCAAGGCAACTGCAGAAGCAACTGAAGCAAGTCAATGCAGCTTGGGATAGTGGTGCTGCAGGATGAGTAAAACCAGCGGTCTAGATTCGTTGCGTCAACAGTTTATTGGCGCAATCAATGGTCATCGGTTGATCCCGGATCTCACCTTGTCGGCTAATCGGGGCGCCCGATGATTGGTGAGCGCTGTTTATGTCACCGCGGCGACTGATGCACCATCGGTGTGATTTCGCAGGCTGATGAGTAGAGCCTCACGCAGCAACACACCATGCGTTTCGCGGTATGGCACGAAGCAAAGGATATTCGCATCGAGCAGGTCGATGTGCCCACGATCGACGATCCGCACGAGGTCAAGGTGAAGGTCGCTGCCTGCGGGATCTGCGGTAGCGACTTGCATGAATATGCCGCCGGGCCGATTTTCGTGCCGGTTGAAGAGCTGCATCCGATTAGTGGTGTCAACGGCCATCAGTTTTGACCCCCCGTACGGACATTAACTTTGACCCGGGGGCCGGCGATCAGCCGGCGGTTTTCTCCTTTAGCCTGTAGCTCTCACCATCGAGCCTATCCTCTCGCCCAACCGGGATGGGGCCTATGTGATGGATCAGTACAACCTAACTCCGCTGCTGGGCTTCCACGGGCTCTCCGGTGGCGGAGGCGGGTTCTCGGAGTACACCGTGCTGGGCGAGCACATGGTTCATCCCATGCCGGAAGACCTCTCTTTTGAGCAAGGCGCCCTAGTTGAGCTGGCCGCCGTCGCTCTGCACGCGGTGCGGCAGTGCGGTCTGCAGGCCGGGGATACCGCGGTGGTTTTCGGAGCCGGTCCGATTGGCCTTATGGTCATCGAAGCACTGAAGGCCGCTGGGGCGGCCGCCATTTATGCTGCGGAGATTTCCCCAGCCCGCCGCGAAAAGGCGCAGGAGTTGGGTGCCGTGGTTTTCGACCCGGAAAGTGAGGACGTGGTGGCCAGCGTCACTGCAGCCTCAGTGGGGGGCGATTAAGTCATTGTTTTTAATGGCTCCCCGGGACGGATTCGAACCGCCGACCCAGTGATTAACAGTCTCTTCCTGCCATTTTCCTGAAAGCTAGTCACAGTGCCATTTCCGGCAATATAAACCATAAAAAACAGAGACTTGTGATCGCCTACGGGGTGACATCAAGTGACATTGACAGCCATTCCATACCCGTTTACGTTGTGACTATATTGTGACTAATCACAAAAGCGAGGGGCGGAATGACCGAGCTGACCAGCAAACTAATCAAGGAAATCGAACCCCCGACCAAAGGCCGGCGGCTGATCGCTGATCAGCATCGAGACGCGCCTCGAGGATTCACGCTCAAAGTCGCAAAGTCGGGCGCTAGGGTGTTCGTGCTCAGGTATCGAGCCGCTGGCCGTGACCGTGAGGTGACGATCGGCGAATGTGGCACATGGAGTCTCAAGGCAGCGCGTCTGCAAGCCCATGAGGTACGCCGTCAGGTTGATGCTGGCACGGACCCGCTGGCGGAGCGGGCACGAGCGGACGGTGAGCCGACTGTCGCCGATGCAGTAAGGGAGTACTGCCAGCGTCATGCCCACCGCCAAAAAAATGGGCACAAGGTTCAGCGGGCGCTGGAGATGTACCTGCTGCCCAAGTTCAAGCATTACAAATTGCACGAAGTCCGCCGGCGAGACGTGATCAAGATCGTGGAGGATCTGGCGGCAACCTACCCCCGGCAGGCAGCGATGTTGCTCGCGTATATCAAGCTGGTGTTTTCATGGGCTGAGGACAGGGAGCTCATTGAAGCGAACCCAGTGGCGACGTTGAAACCCCAAAAGATCGACCCGCGCATGAAATC from Spiribacter sp. 2438 carries:
- a CDS encoding malonyl-CoA synthase gives rise to the protein MESAAPNTPQPESFYSLLHQRSQDYEDQVCIELPTGQTWTYGQIHQHTALMAGLLSQLGVTAGDRVAVQVEKSPEAVILYLACLRAGAIFLPLNTSYTPSELEYFLKDAEPALVVVDPAGESTMRELAATHRRTRVETLDSGGNGSLAQGLVERAPEPLAPYPVSGNDLACILYTSGTTGRPKGAMLSHRNLSSNALALGSAWDWQSSDVLIHALPIFHVHGLFVALHCAMMKASKILFLSKFDADQVIRLTPHATVLMGVPTFYTRLLQHPELAPELCRNMRLYVSGSAPLLEDTFEAWYEKTGHHILERYGMTETGMNLSNPLQGERRPGTVGSPLPGVQARIVGENGNELQPGEVGSLQVKGPNVFAGYWRLPQKTAEEFTHDGYFVTGDLGTVSEDGYFAIVGRTKDLVITGGYNVYPKEIEVAIDALDGVRESAVIGLPHPDFGEQVAAVVVPEDLNNRINEEEIVLKLREELAGYKVPKVIFVVDELPRNTMGKVQKNVLRERYAE
- a CDS encoding GntR family transcriptional regulator; the encoded protein is MASLKTPALYSQVADLVRKRIFQQELRPGERIDEVRLAEELGVSRTPVREALKIMDAHGLVTLEPRRGCRVRVLNGEDLEQLFPVMAVLEGLIANQAVIRSDATELKNLERIHQNLEDAAEEGDIDRYYEHNYEFHTRLQELCGNPYLQRSAADLRRILILARHRQLKAPGRLQNSLQEHRGLMDAFRNKDPEAAEKQMRYHLLEQGRTLETETAVKH
- the dctP gene encoding TRAP transporter substrate-binding protein DctP, producing MSQKKTIRPRWAFAVTLAMFAMAASIVWPLSAEAQTRLDASHQWPGGQGDVRDQMVQIVADRAEEADVGLQVRVYPGASLYQPLEQWPALSRGRLAITALPLAYVGGRVPEVNLTLMPGLVRNHDHAQRINESPFMERLEEIMLGHNVKVLAHTWLAGGFGSTEGCIVHPDDADGIDIRAAGSAFEQMLSEAGASIASMPSSEIYTGVQTGVLNAANTSSASFVSFRLYEQLECVTPPGDYALWFMYQPILMSTQIWDSLNEEQQAVLLEAGAEAQEFAYHAAIEADERFAEVYEENGRQVAYMTEEDFEAWREIAERSAYANFVDDVEGGQELLDMALDVE
- a CDS encoding TRAP transporter small permease; its protein translation is MFLFIRGVTATSRAAAAIAAIMFVVAALVVCQMVFVRYVLGGSTYWQTEFVTFMLIGATLLGSPYVLHERGHVNVDLLPMLLGPRGKLALVLIGNFIAFAFVVVAAYTGLLLWLEYYSTGWRSYTVWAPRLWIPMAFLPVGMILLALQYIAQTAAIVMGIEEPFSMEAQQLLKEQSEAEANAKHHRENLSSKTAMGHLTQSHGGGKK
- a CDS encoding TRAP transporter large permease gives rise to the protein MNEFTLALVILAVLMVILLTGTPVAFALGATAVLFLFLFEGVFALEMVGEMLYASMNKFTLLSIPMFILMGAAIASSRAGADLYEALHRWLYKLPGGLLVSNIGACGLFSALNGSSPATCAGIGKMGIPELRRRGYPEGLTCGAIGAGSTLGILIPPSVTMIIYGVSTETSIGRLFLAGIGPGILLILLFSAWAVYYSWRDGALSRMDADTYFSWAQRMSMVPKLLPFFMVIAFIMWALYGGVATPSEAAGVGAVFCVLLVIAIYKVWQPRALWRILRTSTKESVMIMMIIGCAGLFGFMLSQLYVTQAIASAVGGLDVNAWVLMGLINIFLLIAGLFLPPVAVIPMTAPILLPIILDAGFDPIWFGIIMTINLEIGLITPPVGLNLYVLKGIAPDVKLSKILWGSLPFMILMLFAIVILSFFPWIATGIPDALMGPMR
- a CDS encoding malonyl-CoA decarboxylase, whose amino-acid sequence is MDSDGNTGCTYGADAMRNRWWNRLVNQVADRGLGLSKPNQNPDVMKRLEENCRALLTSRGEASGVALAREVARAVDELDETGKTRFLQLLTERFGPDRNTVLAAAERFRNSDGRADLQELLRVVEPPRQEVFRRLNGAPDGTRVLVRLRETLVRQLRAHPELETVNSDLQHLLKSWFNPGFLQLRRISWDRSPALLMEKLIQYESVHAIQSWEDLRRRLSGDRRCFGFFHPALPDEPLIFVEVALVEGLATQTVSLLDPDAPVGNNAQADTAIFFSISNCQVGLRGVSFGNFLLKQVMGELISEFPHVQRYATLSPVPGFACALRVEGDYEDGFTRDRIAALIQEYAETLCSTAGVADPVDALYQLLDDPLSNRVVLEEPLSRLVLAYLTRVRRRGSVADSVARFHLSNGARLEQVAPFADSSSTRLDASFGMMVNYRYVVDSVEKNHERFVKTGEVAISRQLQKQLKQVNAAWDSGAAG
- a CDS encoding alcohol dehydrogenase catalytic domain-containing protein, translated to MRFAVWHEAKDIRIEQVDVPTIDDPHEVKVKVAACGICGSDLHEYAAGPIFVPVEELHPISGVNGHQF
- a CDS encoding zinc-binding dehydrogenase; this translates as MDQYNLTPLLGFHGLSGGGGGFSEYTVLGEHMVHPMPEDLSFEQGALVELAAVALHAVRQCGLQAGDTAVVFGAGPIGLMVIEALKAAGAAAIYAAEISPARREKAQELGAVVFDPESEDVVASVTAASVGGD